A single genomic interval of Chlorogloeopsis sp. ULAP01 harbors:
- a CDS encoding ABC transporter ATP-binding protein yields the protein MHLKVNQLHKQFNTRRGSLTALKNINLHIEEGEFVCAVGASGSGKSTLLRLIAGLDTPTAGEILVDGMQVTGPGPDRGMVFQSYTLYPWMNVVENVEFGLKLQGVPKQRRRQQTVYYLEVVGLSGFAKALPKELSGGMKQRVAIARALASQPKILLMDEPFGALDVQTKEAMQQFLLEIWRSTNTTIFMITHDVEEAIFLSQRIYVLSSRPGTVKQELQIQLPSESHPQIKRHPIFQQYKDKVMRLLCEDGYKVSSSLEELPLAI from the coding sequence ATGCACTTAAAAGTTAATCAACTCCACAAGCAATTTAATACGAGACGCGGTTCCTTGACTGCGCTCAAAAACATCAACTTGCACATAGAAGAGGGGGAGTTTGTCTGCGCGGTAGGAGCCAGTGGTTCTGGTAAATCAACTTTGCTGCGGTTAATTGCCGGATTGGATACTCCAACAGCGGGAGAGATTTTAGTTGATGGAATGCAGGTGACAGGGCCGGGGCCAGATCGCGGTATGGTATTTCAAAGCTACACTCTTTATCCCTGGATGAATGTTGTAGAAAACGTCGAATTTGGTTTAAAGCTGCAAGGTGTACCCAAACAAAGACGGCGACAACAGACGGTTTATTATCTAGAAGTGGTGGGTTTGTCAGGTTTTGCCAAAGCGCTACCCAAGGAACTTTCGGGTGGCATGAAACAACGGGTGGCGATCGCTCGTGCTTTAGCATCACAACCCAAAATTTTACTTATGGATGAACCCTTTGGCGCATTGGATGTGCAGACGAAAGAAGCAATGCAGCAATTTTTGCTGGAAATTTGGCGCAGTACCAACACCACAATTTTTATGATTACTCACGATGTTGAGGAAGCAATTTTTCTATCTCAACGCATATATGTGTTAAGCTCACGACCGGGTACCGTAAAGCAGGAATTACAAATTCAACTGCCAAGCGAATCTCATCCTCAAATTAAACGTCATCCTATATTTCAACAATACAAAGACAAGGTAATGAGACTACTGTGCGAAGATGGATACAAAGTTAGTAGCAGCCTAGAGGAATTACCTTTAGCAATCTGA
- a CDS encoding HMA2 domain-containing protein translates to MKELSPDNSFTPIYLQVVSNTPGRIRLRFYQQHQQAIGQIAKSIAVFFPQVDKVKTNSQAGTITIYYSGRIDNFEDVQNKLQALGIVLTDSLIEKPQLPAKLTSVLSTVGGQVKQITQDTVDLRVLVLYAAVAIALRRVLPQAARWKTTALYLLLWYALESWVKLSDNKESSLNKQ, encoded by the coding sequence ATGAAGGAATTATCACCAGATAACTCATTCACACCGATATATTTACAGGTTGTTAGTAATACACCGGGTCGAATCAGGTTGAGATTTTACCAGCAACATCAACAGGCAATTGGACAGATTGCTAAATCTATAGCAGTCTTTTTTCCTCAAGTTGATAAAGTTAAAACCAATTCTCAAGCAGGTACGATCACAATATACTACTCTGGTAGAATTGATAATTTTGAAGATGTTCAGAATAAGTTACAGGCTTTAGGCATTGTTCTCACTGATTCCTTAATCGAAAAACCTCAGTTACCAGCAAAGTTAACTTCAGTTCTGTCTACCGTAGGTGGGCAAGTAAAACAAATAACACAAGATACAGTGGATTTGCGTGTACTTGTACTCTATGCTGCTGTTGCGATCGCTCTTAGGCGAGTACTTCCTCAAGCAGCACGCTGGAAGACAACAGCGTTGTACCTTTTACTTTGGTATGCTTTGGAGAGTTGGGTTAAATTGAGCGATAACAAGGAATCGTCGCTAAACAAGCAATAA
- a CDS encoding response regulator transcription factor, with product MYGHEFTKDFGIANIGQTSCILIVEDEEIIQEMLAVALQEQGYKVVTIADGQSAVEYLESFEQDTEGFCCDLIILDLMLPGISGLDICHLLRYQGNPVPILILSARSSEVERILGLEVGADDYMSKPFSMRELVARCRALLRRQRISTSHQTAIFKFKEVILNTQERCVLVRGQQVNLSPKEYRLLELFMSSSQRVWSREQLLDTIWGLDYVGDSKTVDVHIRWLREKLELDPSNPEYLVTIRGFGYRFG from the coding sequence ATGTACGGTCATGAGTTTACCAAGGATTTCGGTATAGCTAATATCGGACAGACTAGTTGTATTTTGATTGTAGAAGATGAAGAAATAATCCAGGAAATGCTAGCTGTAGCATTACAAGAGCAGGGTTATAAAGTTGTAACTATTGCTGATGGACAGTCTGCTGTAGAATACCTTGAGAGTTTTGAACAGGATACAGAAGGGTTTTGCTGTGACCTGATTATTCTCGATCTGATGCTACCTGGTATTAGTGGATTAGATATTTGCCATTTATTACGTTATCAGGGAAACCCAGTACCGATTTTAATCCTTAGTGCTAGGAGTAGCGAAGTTGAACGTATTCTGGGGTTGGAAGTGGGAGCAGATGACTACATGAGTAAACCCTTTAGTATGCGTGAGTTAGTGGCTCGGTGTCGAGCGCTACTCCGCCGCCAACGCATAAGTACTTCACACCAAACAGCAATATTCAAGTTCAAGGAAGTCATATTGAATACTCAAGAGCGCTGTGTACTAGTTCGTGGTCAACAGGTGAATCTGTCACCCAAAGAGTACCGCCTGCTAGAATTGTTCATGAGTTCTTCTCAGCGAGTATGGTCGCGTGAGCAATTACTGGATACAATCTGGGGACTAGATTATGTCGGGGATAGTAAAACTGTAGATGTTCATATCCGTTGGTTGCGTGAAAAATTAGAGCTTGATCCTAGTAATCCTGAATATCTTGTGACTATAAGAGGTTTTGGCTATCGGTTTGGTTGA
- a CDS encoding sodium:calcium antiporter, whose amino-acid sequence MLLLIQVVICVILVIFVGTWLSQSADILAEKTGLGRSWVGAILLAGATSLPELAVGISAIVVFNAPDLAAGGIFGSCLFNLFILALLDIFTGPSPLLQRAQISHALAAGLGSILLGVAAAGILLAQSNNNLIVGWVGSPSIVLILLYLVSARIIAQFELRRRTEVLEREVEVFQYEHIKRQQAYLTFATLCIAIVVLGVWLASLGDRVATVTGLGQSFIGALLLAATTSLPEVVTGLSAIRLNAVDLAVSNIFGSNIFNMAILGIYDLAYFQGNLWSNINSVHIFTGVVAMMMTSVAIVGLIYRAARPSRLYITWDGLALILLYFSSMYIIYRS is encoded by the coding sequence ATGCTGCTTTTGATTCAGGTTGTTATCTGCGTTATTTTAGTGATTTTTGTCGGTACCTGGCTTTCGCAGAGTGCCGATATTCTTGCTGAAAAGACGGGTTTGGGGCGTAGTTGGGTAGGCGCTATTTTGCTAGCTGGTGCAACTTCCTTACCAGAGTTGGCAGTGGGAATCAGTGCAATAGTTGTATTCAATGCTCCGGATTTGGCAGCAGGCGGTATCTTTGGCAGTTGTTTATTTAACTTATTTATTTTGGCACTATTAGATATTTTTACCGGGCCGAGTCCATTGTTGCAACGGGCGCAGATTAGCCATGCTTTAGCCGCAGGTTTGGGATCTATACTACTAGGTGTTGCAGCAGCTGGAATCTTGCTAGCTCAAAGCAACAACAATTTAATTGTTGGTTGGGTTGGTAGTCCGAGTATTGTGCTAATCTTGCTCTACTTAGTCAGCGCTCGAATTATCGCTCAATTTGAGCTACGACGCCGTACTGAAGTACTAGAACGAGAAGTAGAAGTTTTTCAATACGAACATATCAAGCGTCAGCAGGCATATTTGACTTTTGCCACTCTCTGTATAGCAATTGTGGTATTGGGAGTCTGGCTAGCATCACTAGGCGATCGCGTTGCCACAGTGACGGGATTAGGACAAAGTTTTATTGGAGCATTGTTACTGGCAGCAACAACTTCACTGCCAGAAGTCGTCACCGGATTGTCAGCAATTAGACTTAATGCTGTAGATTTAGCAGTTTCTAATATTTTTGGCTCAAATATTTTTAATATGGCAATTTTAGGCATCTACGATCTGGCATACTTCCAAGGGAATTTATGGTCAAATATAAATTCTGTGCATATCTTTACTGGTGTTGTGGCGATGATGATGACTTCCGTGGCAATTGTTGGGTTAATTTACCGTGCTGCCCGTCCATCAAGACTATACATTACTTGGGATGGATTGGCACTGATTTTGCTGTATTTTAGCAGTATGTATATTATTTATCGCAGTTGA
- a CDS encoding AAA-like domain-containing protein — MSATSNKSNSYQVGGSLPESAPTYVTRQADCKLYEDLKSGFFCYVLNSRQMGKSSLRVRTMRILQKEGYACCAIEMRDICSYEVTPDEFFGGFLSLLVSGFNLEIDIGDWWDKYQYIPPSMRLSKFVCEELLEKVNQKIVIFVDEIDNVLNLKFKDDFFAFVRSCYNQRADNLKYNRLTFALLGVATPTDLIANHNYTPFNIDSRAVELTGFQLEQTEPLEQGLVGVVSNPKAVLKEVLKWTGGHPFLTQWLCQLISTYPLPLHAQHEAEWVAATVRERIIENWWAQDKQQHLQTIRDRILSNEKRISRLLGLYQQILRLGEIESDDSSEQMELRLSGLVVKQDGFLRVCNRIYESVFDQTWVKKELASVRPYGEVIALWEESLYQDTSKLLRGQYLRNAQAWAVGKSLSDLDYQFLAASLEFDKQNIQSALDAEKEASQILSEANLKLSEANQTLITAQQKRQWIISSGLGVLFLTFVVTVILVRWAEIRVSKAEYQSKLAEIAELNALSTVDITSNNQLEALVNSVKAGRQLLEIEAPIDIKNQVEKQLKQVLNEVQERNRLESHSTIVYSVDFSPDGKTIASASGDKTIKLWRIDGTLLITFLGHSNAIYSVSFSPDGKTIASASGDNTIKLWSIDGTLLTTLSGHSDAIYSVSFSPDGKTIASASGDKTIKLWSLERGSLLTTLKGHQKEVLSVSFSPDGQTIASASADKTLKLWSKEGRELKTLNAHNDEVLSVTFNPDGKTIASSSLDKTIKLWTSDGNLIATLPKLSSGVYGVKFSRDGKFLASSSGDSTIKLWNKNGSELTTFKGHSSGVVSVSFSPDGKTLASASADKSIKLWSTHHTLLTTLKSHGDRVYGVSFSPDGNTLASASVDKTVKLWGRNGRLLKTLSRHRDKVYTVSFSPNGKTLASAGEDKTIKLWSLDGNEPKTLKGHSHAVQSVSFSPDSKTLASASEDKTIKLWSLDGKELKTLKGHSAVVNSVSFSPNGKTLASAGDDKTIKLWSLDGKELKTLKGHSDEVLSISFSPDGKTLASASNDTTIKLWNLVDGRELKTLKGHSRRVFSVNFSPNGKMIATASDDKTVKLWSLDGKELKTLKGHSRGISSVSFSPNSKTVASASFDSEIKIWSLEGLELQTLNLDGLLLYSCSWLHDYLKTNTRFRETSEYRLCDGMKTNTSQF, encoded by the coding sequence ATGAGTGCAACGTCCAACAAGAGCAACTCTTATCAAGTAGGAGGAAGTTTGCCAGAGTCTGCTCCTACTTACGTGACACGACAGGCAGATTGTAAACTGTATGAAGACTTAAAAAGTGGTTTTTTTTGTTACGTTTTGAATTCCCGACAGATGGGTAAGTCCAGCTTGCGGGTAAGAACAATGCGAATCCTCCAAAAAGAAGGGTATGCTTGTTGTGCAATTGAAATGAGAGATATTTGCAGTTATGAAGTCACACCAGATGAATTTTTTGGTGGTTTCCTCAGCCTTTTAGTAAGTGGCTTTAATTTAGAAATTGATATAGGAGACTGGTGGGACAAGTATCAGTATATTCCTCCATCAATGCGATTGAGTAAGTTTGTTTGTGAAGAACTGCTAGAAAAGGTTAATCAAAAGATTGTTATCTTCGTCGATGAAATCGATAATGTTCTCAATTTAAAATTCAAAGACGATTTTTTTGCTTTTGTTCGTAGCTGTTATAACCAACGTGCTGACAATTTAAAATATAATCGCCTCACTTTCGCTCTGTTGGGAGTGGCAACACCCACGGATTTAATTGCCAATCATAATTACACACCTTTTAATATTGACAGTCGAGCAGTTGAACTGACAGGCTTTCAACTAGAGCAAACCGAGCCTTTAGAGCAAGGATTGGTTGGGGTAGTTAGTAATCCCAAAGCAGTCTTGAAAGAGGTATTAAAATGGACAGGTGGTCATCCGTTTCTTACGCAATGGTTGTGTCAACTGATTAGCACCTATCCTTTGCCCCTTCATGCTCAACATGAGGCAGAATGGGTAGCTGCGACTGTACGAGAACGGATCATAGAGAATTGGTGGGCGCAGGATAAACAACAGCATTTACAGACAATACGCGATCGCATACTTAGCAATGAGAAGCGCATCTCTCGACTGCTGGGACTCTATCAACAAATTCTACGTTTAGGAGAAATTGAGAGCGATGATAGCTCTGAACAAATGGAATTGCGGCTATCTGGTTTAGTAGTTAAACAGGATGGATTTTTAAGAGTTTGTAATCGCATTTACGAATCTGTTTTTGATCAGACTTGGGTTAAAAAAGAGCTAGCTTCTGTGCGTCCCTATGGAGAAGTGATCGCACTTTGGGAAGAATCTTTATATCAAGACACTTCAAAGCTCTTGCGCGGGCAGTACTTACGAAATGCTCAAGCATGGGCAGTAGGTAAAAGTTTAAGTGATTTAGATTATCAGTTCTTAGCGGCAAGTCTTGAGTTCGATAAGCAAAATATTCAAAGTGCTTTAGATGCAGAAAAAGAGGCAAGTCAAATCTTAAGTGAGGCTAATTTAAAATTAAGTGAAGCTAATCAGACATTGATTACAGCACAACAAAAAAGACAATGGATTATTAGCTCTGGACTTGGCGTATTGTTTCTTACGTTTGTTGTGACAGTAATATTAGTCAGATGGGCAGAAATCCGGGTAAGTAAAGCAGAGTATCAAAGTAAATTAGCAGAAATTGCTGAACTAAATGCTTTATCTACAGTTGATATTACCTCAAACAATCAGCTTGAAGCATTAGTAAATAGTGTAAAGGCAGGTCGTCAATTACTCGAAATTGAAGCCCCAATTGATATCAAAAATCAGGTTGAGAAACAACTCAAGCAAGTACTCAACGAAGTGCAAGAGCGTAATCGCTTAGAAAGTCATAGCACCATAGTCTACAGTGTGGATTTTAGTCCTGATGGTAAGACTATTGCTAGTGCTAGTGGTGATAAAACCATCAAACTTTGGAGGATTGATGGCACTTTACTCATAACTTTCTTGGGTCACAGTAATGCAATTTATAGTGTCAGTTTTAGTCCTGATGGTAAGACTATTGCTAGTGCTAGTGGTGACAACACTATCAAACTTTGGAGCATTGACGGCACTTTACTCACAACTTTATCGGGTCACAGTGATGCAATTTATAGTGTCAGTTTTAGTCCTGATGGTAAGACTATTGCTAGTGCTAGTGGTGACAAAACCATCAAACTTTGGAGTCTAGAAAGGGGCAGTTTACTCACAACTCTCAAAGGGCATCAAAAGGAGGTTTTAAGTGTAAGTTTTAGCCCTGATGGTCAGACTATTGCCAGTGCCAGTGCTGATAAAACACTAAAGCTGTGGAGTAAAGAAGGCAGAGAACTTAAAACTTTAAACGCTCATAACGATGAGGTTTTAAGCGTGACTTTTAACCCTGACGGCAAGACTATTGCTAGTAGCAGTTTGGACAAAACAATCAAGCTCTGGACTAGCGATGGCAATTTGATCGCAACCCTACCTAAACTTAGCTCTGGAGTGTATGGTGTCAAGTTCAGCCGTGATGGCAAGTTTCTGGCTTCAAGTAGTGGTGACAGTACAATCAAGTTGTGGAATAAAAATGGTAGCGAACTTACGACTTTCAAAGGACATAGTAGTGGGGTTGTCAGCGTAAGTTTCAGCCCCGATGGCAAAACTCTTGCCAGTGCTAGTGCTGACAAGAGTATTAAGTTATGGAGTACTCATCATACTTTGCTCACCACTCTCAAGAGTCATGGCGATAGGGTTTATGGCGTGAGTTTCAGCCCCGATGGCAACACCCTTGCTAGTGCCAGTGTTGATAAAACTGTCAAACTTTGGGGTAGAAATGGTCGTCTGCTAAAAACTCTAAGCAGGCATCGTGATAAAGTTTATACAGTAAGTTTTAGCCCCAATGGCAAAACCCTTGCTAGTGCTGGTGAGGACAAAACAATCAAGCTTTGGAGTTTAGATGGCAACGAACCTAAAACTCTCAAAGGTCATAGTCATGCAGTCCAAAGCGTAAGTTTTAGCCCTGATAGCAAAACCCTTGCTAGTGCCAGCGAGGACAAAACAATCAAACTTTGGAGTTTGGATGGTAAGGAACTTAAAACCTTAAAGGGACATAGTGCTGTAGTCAACAGTGTGAGTTTTAGCCCCAATGGCAAAACCTTGGCTAGTGCCGGTGATGATAAAACAATCAAGCTTTGGAGTTTGGATGGCAAGGAACTTAAAACCCTAAAGGGTCATAGCGATGAAGTTCTCAGTATAAGTTTTAGCCCAGATGGCAAAACTCTGGCTAGTGCTAGTAATGACACAACAATCAAACTTTGGAATCTTGTTGATGGTAGAGAACTTAAGACTTTAAAGGGACATAGTCGTAGAGTCTTTAGCGTCAATTTCAGCCCTAACGGCAAAATGATTGCCACAGCCAGTGATGATAAAACAGTCAAACTTTGGAGCCTGGATGGCAAGGAACTTAAAACCTTAAAGGGACACAGTCGTGGTATCAGCAGCGTGAGCTTTAGCCCTAATAGTAAGACTGTTGCTAGTGCCAGTTTTGATAGTGAGATCAAAATCTGGAGCCTTGAGGGATTAGAACTACAAACTTTAAATTTGGATGGACTTTTATTATACAGTTGTAGTTGGCTACACGATTATCTAAAGACAAATACTCGTTTTAGAGAAACAAGTGAATATCGTCTTTGTGATGGCATGAAGACTAACACATCTCAATTTTGA
- a CDS encoding AAA-like domain-containing protein, protein MPRSLKVRQDFIEKVKLAVRRNGFPSQQALAEELGMARSTIVNFLTGKPVDRAVFVDICQKLALNCQEIAEFDMETPLVSTTETQIESSRNYRDLEETDDVSTFIENKEPLAHICAVEAQVMDFAFYVERPPIEERCYSEILKPGCLLRIKAPWQTGKTELMSRLIHYIEQKEYRRAVLNLRDATQEDFSNLDKFLQWFCTIVANRLELSISVEEHWHKSLGNSKIKCRSYFEKYLLPGENPLVLALDEVDRIFPIREIASEFLGMLRTWHEDAKTRQIWRQFRLIVLHSEIYTEVDINQSPFNAGYEVILTDFNQEQVLNLAQKYGLNFDTTKVTQLMATVGGHPYLVGEALKQIEQQNTTLEAVLQTSYTVWGIYSRHLERHWRNLQSNAELARAFEKIVLANTPVEFSSELNQSMAIKLNDLGLVKLSRNSVMPRYELYRKYFRDRFQNLPK, encoded by the coding sequence ATGCCGCGATCGCTCAAGGTTCGACAAGACTTTATAGAAAAAGTTAAGCTAGCAGTAAGACGGAACGGCTTTCCTAGTCAACAGGCTCTCGCTGAGGAACTAGGCATGGCTCGCTCTACAATAGTCAATTTTTTGACTGGTAAACCAGTTGATCGGGCTGTTTTTGTAGATATATGTCAGAAATTAGCCTTAAACTGCCAGGAGATTGCTGAGTTTGACATGGAAACTCCATTAGTTTCTACTACAGAGACTCAGATCGAGTCCAGCAGAAATTATAGAGACTTGGAAGAGACGGACGATGTATCAACCTTTATTGAAAATAAAGAGCCGCTTGCGCATATATGTGCTGTGGAAGCCCAAGTTATGGATTTTGCATTTTATGTAGAACGTCCTCCCATTGAAGAACGTTGTTATTCAGAAATTTTGAAGCCTGGATGTCTGCTGCGAATTAAAGCGCCTTGGCAGACAGGAAAAACAGAGTTAATGTCAAGGTTGATACATTACATCGAACAAAAGGAATATCGAAGAGCGGTTTTGAACCTGCGGGATGCGACTCAAGAAGATTTCAGTAACTTAGATAAATTTTTACAGTGGTTTTGTACTATCGTTGCTAATAGATTAGAGTTGAGTATTAGTGTTGAAGAACACTGGCATAAGAGTCTTGGAAATAGCAAGATTAAATGTCGAAGCTACTTTGAAAAGTATTTATTACCAGGTGAAAACCCCTTAGTTTTAGCTTTAGATGAGGTTGACAGAATTTTCCCCATTCGAGAAATTGCCAGTGAGTTTTTAGGTATGCTGCGAACGTGGCATGAGGATGCTAAAACTCGTCAAATCTGGCGACAATTCCGGCTCATTGTGTTACATTCAGAAATTTACACTGAAGTTGATATCAATCAATCTCCATTTAATGCTGGATATGAGGTGATATTAACAGACTTTAACCAAGAGCAAGTGCTAAATTTAGCACAGAAGTATGGACTGAATTTTGATACAACCAAAGTCACACAGTTAATGGCTACAGTAGGAGGGCATCCTTATTTAGTAGGAGAAGCCCTCAAACAGATAGAGCAACAAAATACAACCCTTGAAGCAGTGCTGCAAACATCTTACACAGTATGGGGAATTTATAGCCGCCACTTAGAACGACATTGGAGAAATTTGCAATCTAATGCTGAATTGGCTCGTGCTTTTGAAAAAATAGTTTTAGCCAACACCCCAGTAGAATTTAGTTCCGAGTTGAATCAAAGTATGGCAATAAAGTTAAATGATTTGGGGCTGGTGAAGCTTTCCAGAAATAGTGTAATGCCACGTTACGAATTATACCGCAAGTATTTTCGCGATCGCTTCCAAAATCTTCCAAAATAA